From the genome of Mesorhizobium japonicum MAFF 303099, one region includes:
- a CDS encoding glycosyltransferase family 4 protein, which produces MSPHLVCIGGEDHRLRIPFLLALRERGFRVTAVSSDAGDAFSPHGIPHRRFGFDRFASGGGEWGAVSAIRKLMSELRPDIVQSFDTKPNLLTPLAVRGQVPVIRTINGLGWTFSSREPRALALRPVFCGLQGLASLWTAMTVFQNRDDQAFFDRYRLVERGKGRLIRSSGIDPNAFSTARYRGPSAAAMREELGLQSAEVVIFVGRLTRQKGIPTLIKAVPRVLSERPNARFVLVGPQDSEGPFAVSKSDIEQYAPYVVALGPRRDVPALLGMADLFAFPTQYREGIPRVLLEAGLSGLPIVASRMPGCNDVVEDGWNGYLVAPRDADGLASRIIDLLSDRARGKVMGSRSVGLVRERFSLSWVVDQYCDLYKTVLGGKYRGSLARPAPVISREEGARAPRLGEARQ; this is translated from the coding sequence ATGAGTCCACATCTGGTTTGCATAGGAGGCGAGGATCACCGGCTTAGAATCCCGTTCCTCCTGGCGCTGCGTGAAAGGGGCTTTCGGGTCACTGCCGTCTCGAGCGATGCCGGAGACGCCTTTTCGCCTCACGGCATTCCGCATCGCCGCTTTGGGTTCGACCGCTTTGCCAGTGGCGGTGGAGAATGGGGCGCGGTCAGCGCGATCCGTAAGTTGATGTCCGAATTGCGTCCGGACATTGTTCAAAGTTTCGACACCAAGCCCAACCTCCTCACGCCTCTGGCCGTGCGCGGGCAGGTTCCGGTCATTCGCACCATCAATGGGCTTGGTTGGACATTCTCATCACGGGAACCGCGGGCGCTGGCGCTACGTCCGGTCTTTTGTGGCCTTCAGGGGCTGGCGTCACTTTGGACAGCCATGACGGTCTTCCAGAATCGTGACGATCAGGCCTTCTTCGACCGCTATCGGCTGGTGGAGCGCGGCAAAGGGCGACTGATCCGGAGTTCTGGCATCGACCCGAATGCATTCTCGACGGCAAGGTACCGTGGCCCTTCGGCCGCCGCCATGCGCGAGGAGCTTGGGCTTCAATCGGCCGAAGTCGTAATCTTTGTCGGTCGGCTGACTCGCCAGAAAGGGATTCCGACCCTGATCAAGGCGGTTCCCCGCGTCCTCTCCGAGAGGCCCAATGCGCGTTTCGTGCTTGTCGGTCCGCAGGACTCTGAAGGTCCGTTCGCGGTCAGCAAGTCCGATATCGAGCAATATGCTCCCTACGTCGTCGCCTTGGGGCCAAGGCGGGACGTTCCAGCTCTCCTTGGCATGGCGGATCTGTTCGCGTTTCCAACACAGTATCGCGAGGGTATTCCGCGCGTCCTGCTGGAAGCGGGTTTGTCCGGGTTGCCAATCGTCGCCTCGAGAATGCCCGGCTGCAATGACGTGGTTGAAGATGGCTGGAATGGCTATCTTGTCGCGCCGCGCGATGCCGATGGCCTGGCGTCCAGAATAATCGATCTTCTGTCCGACCGCGCCCGTGGAAAGGTCATGGGCAGCCGTTCCGTCGGCCTCGTGCGGGAGCGCTTTTCGCTGTCGTGGGTCGTCGACCAGTATTGCGATCTGTACAAGACTGTCCTCGGTGGCAAATACCGCGGCAGTCTTGCTCGGCCGGCGCCCGTGATCTCGAGGGAAGAGGGTGCGCGGGCCCCCCGACTGGGTGAGGCGCGGCAATGA
- a CDS encoding O-antigen ligase family protein, with amino-acid sequence MILAFGIAMSYAVQLSIPGLPFGYSELFLTLWILLSITRILGGGRLEVTPALTKLACFWVILTLALGVGSIIGFLTTTLFLDPLLHDTMAYVLLVCVTCLAAAEPNAASRLRRIAWWMIAVANAGFVVQVGLGFGWIHQSGVHPWFWDRFSGWSDNPNQLALYCALLGPLALHLATTTSNPWGRCLGLSSLILTFYVGRLTKSDTYLYTTILACLILLGLRIRAWLTGDGGKVSLSRQLALLFTMAFLPLAVSVAPYAISEAANAEDFAKSLTKDKGGEATAETAALRLQLWDEALDKGARSGSLGLGPGPHLDRPSTVDQQFLPRPFEAHSTILDLYTQGGLISVLALLWILGSAAMSAWGARQDTLVALVASIAVFSAPHLIIRHPIVWFCLTLCLVAGTPQTVPAIVRQRRY; translated from the coding sequence GTGATCCTGGCCTTCGGCATCGCAATGTCCTACGCGGTGCAGCTCAGCATCCCGGGGCTGCCGTTCGGCTACAGCGAACTGTTCCTCACGCTCTGGATATTGCTGTCGATCACCCGCATCCTTGGCGGCGGCCGACTGGAGGTTACGCCGGCCCTCACCAAACTTGCCTGTTTCTGGGTGATCCTGACGCTTGCCCTGGGCGTGGGTTCCATCATCGGCTTTCTGACGACCACGCTGTTCCTCGATCCGCTGTTGCATGACACGATGGCGTATGTGCTGTTGGTCTGCGTTACCTGCCTGGCTGCCGCGGAACCCAACGCAGCTTCCCGTTTACGCCGTATCGCCTGGTGGATGATCGCTGTCGCGAATGCAGGCTTTGTCGTTCAGGTGGGGCTTGGTTTCGGCTGGATCCATCAGTCTGGCGTCCACCCCTGGTTCTGGGACCGCTTCAGCGGCTGGTCTGACAATCCGAACCAGCTTGCGCTCTACTGTGCGCTCCTCGGTCCACTGGCCCTGCATCTTGCCACAACCACCAGCAATCCATGGGGAAGATGTCTCGGGCTGTCCAGCCTGATCCTCACCTTCTATGTCGGAAGGCTGACAAAGAGCGATACCTATCTCTATACGACGATCCTGGCCTGCCTGATCCTTCTTGGGCTGAGGATTCGGGCATGGCTCACTGGCGACGGGGGCAAGGTCAGCCTTTCACGGCAACTTGCCCTCCTGTTCACCATGGCATTCCTTCCATTGGCGGTCTCCGTCGCGCCTTACGCCATCAGCGAGGCCGCCAACGCCGAAGACTTCGCCAAGAGCCTCACCAAGGACAAGGGCGGGGAAGCAACCGCGGAAACCGCGGCACTTCGCCTCCAGCTTTGGGACGAGGCATTGGACAAGGGAGCAAGATCCGGATCGCTGGGTCTCGGACCAGGCCCGCACCTTGATCGTCCCTCCACAGTCGATCAGCAGTTTCTGCCGCGGCCTTTCGAGGCCCATAGCACGATCCTCGATCTCTACACTCAGGGTGGCCTGATTTCAGTCCTGGCCTTGCTGTGGATCCTCGGCTCGGCCGCTATGTCCGCCTGGGGTGCGAGACAGGACACGCTCGTCGCGCTCGTGGCATCGATCGCGGTCTTCAGTGCTCCGCACCTGATCATCCGCCATCCGATCGTGTGGTTCTGTCTGACCCTCTGCCTTGTCGCCGGAACGCCGCAGACGGTCCCTGCGATCGTTCGCCAGAGGAGATATTAG
- the asnB gene encoding asparagine synthase (glutamine-hydrolyzing): protein MCGIAGILLAPDAANTNALRAIGPMMMALRHRGPDGEAFWMSREAGIAFGHRRLAIVDLSEAGRQPMHSASGRYVITFNGEIYNFRDLRRELEGAGHHFRGTSDTEVMLCAIESWGLEAALARFAGMFAFGLWDLKNRTLHLARDRMGKKPLYVASTPEALVFASELKAITCFPGFTPELDVDAAATMLSKGWVPDDRCIWQGVFKLPPGSVLSVTAADFANARGAGSLAHRIRRWWSLADVACKAQRDPIAGSDEDLTTELDSLLRLAVKERMVADVPLGAFLSGGIDSSTVVALMQAQSPTPVRTFTIAFGESGFDEAPHAAAVARHLGTDHTELHLSPAAALEVIPELPRIWDEPFADESQIPTLLVSRLARRHVTVALSGDGGDECFAGYSRHFLATRLRRQHELPSSFRRMLAAGAGLLAQASQKDIFGSLPLSANMRHGLRGDRLNRLARLFAAANEDQLLQRLTESSTNKLIHHKPAASNASATQLDGLLSRLLFDDMTGYLPGDILVKLDRATMANSLEGRCPILDHRVVEFAWRLPTDAKVRSGKGKWILRQLLDRYVPRRLVDRPKQGFDVPVGAWLRGPLRDWATDIIATTRLSGDGVIDCAKVDACWRDHLHGNQDHFRDLWPLLMFQAWRNDAMRPSAPATHASYDIELTGD, encoded by the coding sequence ATGTGTGGGATCGCCGGAATTCTCTTGGCGCCCGATGCAGCCAATACCAACGCGCTCAGGGCGATCGGGCCGATGATGATGGCCCTTCGTCATCGCGGGCCTGATGGCGAGGCATTCTGGATGAGCCGTGAAGCCGGGATCGCCTTCGGGCACCGGCGTCTGGCCATCGTCGACCTGTCGGAGGCGGGTCGCCAGCCGATGCACTCCGCGAGCGGCCGGTATGTCATTACCTTCAATGGCGAAATATACAATTTTCGTGATCTGCGCCGTGAACTGGAAGGGGCGGGCCACCATTTCCGCGGCACCAGCGACACGGAAGTGATGCTGTGCGCGATCGAGAGCTGGGGCCTCGAGGCGGCACTTGCGCGCTTCGCCGGCATGTTCGCTTTCGGGCTATGGGATCTGAAGAACCGGACTCTCCACCTCGCCCGCGACCGGATGGGCAAAAAGCCGCTCTATGTCGCCTCGACACCTGAAGCGCTTGTCTTCGCCTCGGAGCTGAAGGCGATCACTTGCTTCCCGGGATTCACCCCGGAACTCGATGTCGATGCGGCGGCGACGATGCTTTCGAAAGGGTGGGTGCCGGATGACCGTTGCATCTGGCAGGGCGTGTTCAAGCTGCCGCCCGGTTCAGTCCTGTCGGTGACGGCGGCGGATTTCGCCAACGCCCGCGGCGCCGGCTCGCTTGCGCATCGCATTCGCCGCTGGTGGTCGCTGGCCGATGTCGCCTGCAAGGCGCAGCGGGATCCGATCGCCGGCAGCGACGAGGACCTTACGACCGAACTCGACAGCCTGCTTCGCCTTGCCGTCAAAGAACGAATGGTTGCCGATGTGCCGCTTGGCGCCTTTCTGTCGGGTGGAATTGACAGCTCGACGGTCGTCGCCCTGATGCAGGCGCAGTCCCCGACGCCCGTTCGCACGTTCACCATAGCGTTCGGCGAGAGCGGGTTCGACGAGGCCCCTCATGCGGCCGCGGTTGCGCGGCATCTGGGCACCGACCATACGGAACTTCATCTTTCACCGGCCGCGGCGCTTGAGGTCATTCCGGAGTTGCCGAGGATCTGGGACGAGCCGTTCGCCGACGAGTCGCAGATACCGACGCTGCTGGTGTCGCGCCTCGCCCGGCGACACGTCACCGTGGCTCTGTCGGGCGATGGCGGCGACGAGTGCTTCGCGGGCTACTCTCGACACTTCCTGGCAACCCGCCTCAGAAGGCAGCATGAGCTGCCGTCGTCGTTTCGGCGGATGTTGGCGGCGGGGGCAGGATTGCTGGCCCAGGCCTCCCAGAAAGACATCTTCGGCAGCCTGCCGCTTTCGGCGAACATGCGGCACGGATTGCGCGGTGACCGGTTGAACCGCCTCGCCCGCCTGTTCGCGGCGGCAAATGAGGACCAACTGCTTCAGCGGCTGACGGAATCTTCGACCAACAAGCTTATTCATCACAAGCCAGCGGCATCCAATGCCAGCGCCACACAGCTCGACGGCCTGCTGTCGCGCCTCCTGTTCGACGACATGACCGGCTATCTCCCCGGCGACATCCTGGTGAAGCTCGATCGTGCCACCATGGCCAACAGCCTCGAGGGGCGATGCCCGATCCTGGACCATCGCGTCGTTGAATTCGCCTGGCGACTGCCAACCGATGCCAAGGTCCGAAGTGGCAAGGGCAAATGGATACTGCGCCAGCTCCTTGATCGTTATGTACCGCGCCGACTGGTCGATCGGCCCAAGCAGGGTTTCGACGTTCCGGTCGGAGCCTGGCTGAGAGGACCCCTGCGCGACTGGGCAACGGATATCATTGCCACGACACGCCTGTCCGGAGATGGGGTCATCGACTGTGCGAAGGTCGACGCATGTTGGCGCGATCATCTGCATGGAAACCAGGATCATTTCCGTGACTTGTGGCCGCTGCTGATGTTCCAGGCATGGCGCAACGACGCCATGCGGCCATCGGCGCCGGCAACGCACGCTTCTTACGATATCGAACTGACAGGGGATTGA